The segment TGGCCGAAATATCCAGAAACACCAGTTCATCAGCGCCTTGTTCGGCATAAGCTGCTGCCAACGCCACCGGATCACCGGCATCACGTAAGTCAACAAAGTTCACGCCCTTAACGGTGCGACCGTCTTTTATATCTAAGCACGGTATGATGCGTTTGGTTAGCATGGTGTTCGTTGTTGGTTGTTGGTTATTCGTTGTTAGTTGTTCGTTGTTAGAGTTTTATGGCTCATTATCCAAATTGTATAATTCCTGTAATGATATTTTTCCTTCATAAATGGCTTTGCCCACTATGGTTCCAAATACACCAATGGATTTTAATGCTTTCAAATCAGCAAGTGAACTCACGCCACCACTGGCAATTAATTTTAACGTAGGAAATTCAGAAAGTAGCTTTTTATAGAGGGTGATGTTTGGCCCGGCAAGCATACCATCAGTGCTGATGTCGGTACAGGTTACATACTGAATACCCAGACGTTGGTAGTTTGAAACAAAATCCCAAATGGATAGGGCAGAGGTCTCCGTCCAACCTTGTACGGCAATCATTTCGTTTCGTACATCAGCACTGAGGATAATCTTGGCAGCTCCGAATTCATCAATCCAGATGCTCACCTTTTCGGGTTCTTTAACAGCAATACTTCCCAGGTTCACTTGATTTACACCGGCTTCAAACAGTTGCCGGATTTCGGCTTTTGTTTTTATACCACCACCAAAGTCGACTTGAAGTGTTGTGGCTGAACAAATATCATCTATTGTTTTCCAATTGATTACTTTGCCCTGTTTAGCACCATCCAGATCAACCATGTGAAGATTTTTCAACCCGGCATCTTCAAAAGCTTTAGCCATGTCCACAGGTCTTTTATGGTAGATTTTTTTCTGGTCGTAATCACCCTGTGAAAGTCTTACACACTTTCCGTCAATAATATCGATGGCCGGAATGATCTTCATAGATCCAGGAAACTTTTAAGGATTTGTTCTCCCGCCTTAGCCGATTTCTCGGGGTGAAATTGCACAGCATAAAAATTATCTTTTTTCATGGCCGCGCTGAAGGGCAGCGTGTAGTTGCAAATGGCTGTAGTGAAAGCATTTACGGGCACATAATAGCTGTGTACAAAATATACACGGCTGTTTTCTGCTGTACGATCAGGCCACGAATTGGTAAGTGTAAGTTGATTCCACCCCATGTGCGGAACCTTATTTTCTTTTGTTGGGATAAACTGTTTCACGGTTTCATCAAAAATACCGAGGCAGGTGGTGTTATTTTCTTCCGATGCCTTACACATCAGTTGCATACCAAGGCAGATACCCAATACGGGTTGTTTGAGATTTTTAATTACCTCATCCAGTTTTTTATCCTTCAGGTAATTCATCGTTGTGCTGGCTTCCCCAACGCCCGGAAAAATAACCTTGTCAGCCGACTGAATTTTTTCAACGTTGTCTGTTACTTCAAAGTCAATGGCTAATCGCTCCAATGCATAAGACACAGATTGGATATTGCCAGCGTTGTATTTTAGTAGTACTGTGTGCATAAGTACGAATTGGGAATTACGAAGTACGAAGTTTTGAACGCGCTGTTTTAATCGATTGAACTGTAATTGCAGTTAGTTCATTGGCCTCTTTTATAAGTTCATTAATTTCAATTGACAGATCTTGGTTAAAATGAAGAATCAGCTCAAGGAAATACACTGACTCATCAATCTCTTCTTCGACAATCTTAAGTTTATTGATAAAATCTGCTGAGGATTTTCCGCGTAATGCAGCGCGATAATTGGCCCCTGTGGAACTTGAGCTTCTAATTAATTGATTGGAATAGGCACGATTAGCAGTTGTGCCAGGTAGCTTTTGTATAAGCTCAGCACAATGAATGGCAAATTCCTTAAACCGCTTTTTTAAATCTTGCATTTCAATTTAATTTTCAACTTATTCTCCAATCTCGTACTTCCAACCTCGTACCTCTAACCTTGTACCTCTAACCTCATAATACCCCCTTTGTACTCGGTAATTCACTTCCTTCTTTTTTCACCGCCATTTTAATTGCTTTTGCAAAGGCTTTAAAAATAGCTTCAATCTTATGATGCTCATTTGTTCCTTCAGCTTTTATATTCAGGTTGCATTTGGCTGTATCGGAAAATGATTTGAAGAAATGTAAAAACATTTCCGTAGGCATTTCACCGATTTTTTCACGTTTAAATTCCGTTTCCCAGACCAGCCATGGCCTTCCCCCAAAATCAATGGCTACTTGTGCCAGGCAATCGTCCATCGGTAACAAAAAACCATAGCGTTCGATACCACGCTTGTCACCCAGTGCTTTTAAGAAAGTTTCACCCAATGCCAAAGCAGTATCTTCAATAGTATGATGCTCATCGATGTGTAAATCTCCTTTAACAGCAATAGAAAGATCAAGACTACCATGCCGTGCCAGTTGATCCAGCATGTGATCGAAAAAGGCAAGGCCAGTTTGTATCGATGATTTGCCTGAGCCATCCAGGTTAAGCACAATGCTGATGTCTGTTTCTTTGGTTCTTCTTTTTACACTGGCTTTTCGGTTGGGCTTGCTCAATAATGTATAAATATCCGCCCATGATGTGGTAATCAGATCGCAGTATGGTTCAAGGCTTGCGTCCTTTAATTTTTGTTCTAATGAACCATTGTTGATCAGAATTGCCTTGCTGTTAAGATTTTTTGCCAGTTCCACATCGGTAAGCCTGTCACCAATCACGAACGAATTTTTCAGGTCATAATCAGACGATAAAAATTCCTGTAACATGCCGATACCCGGTTTGCGGGTCGGTTTGTTTTCATGGGGGAAGGAGCGGTCGATAAATATTTTAGAAAAGGTAATGCCTTCATTTTCCAACGTCTTCAGCATTTTAGTGTGTGCAGGCCAGAACGTTTGTTCAGGGAATTTTTCCGTTCCCAAGCCGTCCTGATTCGTGACCATCACCAATTCAAAATCACTTTCGCTGACGATTTTACTTAGCCATGAAATTACACCGGGATAAAACTCCAGTTTTTCCAAACTGTCAATTTGTTCATCGGGTGGCTCGATAATGAGTGTGCCATCACGGTCTATAAATAATACACGCTTCATAGTGTCTTTAGTGTTTCAATGAGTTTACTATTTTCTTCCGGTGTGCCCACCGTAATGCGAAGGCAATCATCACACAATACCACCGAGGAGCGATCGCGTACAATGATGCTATAATCAATCAGTTGATGGTATACTTTTTTTGCATGCTTTATTTTAACCAACACAAAGTTAGCATCGGTAGGGTACACGTTCAGCACATTTGGGATCGCTTGTAATTGTTGAATTAGAAATGAACGTTGCTCCAGAATTTCTTTTACCTGTCTGTCCTTTTCCTTTACAGATGAAATTTCTTTTAACGCAGTATTTTGCGTGAGTATATTGATGTTGTACGGGTACTTTATTTTATTCAGTACCGAAATGATTTCTTCTGAGGCAAATGCCATCCCTAGCCTTAGCCCTGCTAATCCCCATGCTTTGGAGAAGGTTTGGAGGACAACCAGATTAGGGTATTTGCTGAGGGAAGGAAGGAATCCCTCCGCGTTAGCGAAATCAATATAAGCTTCGTCAACTACTACGATACCTTTAAAGCTTGCCATGAGTGTGTAAATCTTTTCTTTTGATAACAAATTGCCCGAAGGATTATTCGGTGAGCACAGGAAAATAATCTTAACGGAACTATCAATGTTATTTTGAAGCCTTTCAAGATCCAGGTCGAAATCAACCGTTAGTTTTAGTTTCTTAACGTTCACATCATTCACACCGGCACAAACGGCATACATTCCGTAAGTTGGTTCTGTAATCAATATTGAATCTTGACCGGGCTCACAAAACGCACGGATAATCAGGTCGATGGCCTCATCGCTTCCATTGCCTAAAAATATCTTTGATGGGTTAATGTTTTTGATTTCACCAATTCTATCCTTTAGTTTTCTCTGAAGCGGATCAGGATAGCGATTATAGGCTGAAGGAAACGGATTTTCATTGGCATCCAGGTAAACCTCTGCTGTTCCCTTAAACTCATCGCGCGCGGTGGAGTAGGGTTTAAGGGTTCGAATGTTTTTGCGAACTAATGAAAGTATATCCATGATATATGTTTACGATCAACTAATAACTAACAACTATCAACGAATGGAATTAAGTCTAAAACGTACAGCCTGCTTATGCGCTTGCAGTTCCTCGGCTTCGGCCATTACTTCTACAACAGGGCCTAAATTTTTTATACCCATTTCCGATATTTTTTGAAACGTGACATACTTCACAAAACTTTCCACCGATACTCCCGCATACGCTTTGGCGTAACCATTGGTGGGAAGGGTGTGGTTGGTACCCGATGCATAGTCTCCGGCTGCTTCTGGTGTGTAATTTCCGATAAAGACAGAGCCCGCATTGATAATTTTTTCGGCTAGCACATCCGCATTTTTGGTATTGATGATCAGGTGCTCCGGTGCATAGGAGTTGATAAAATCGAGCGCTTCTGTTTCGGAATAAATAATAATTGTGCGACTGTTTAACAGTGCCTGTTCAGCAACAGCTTTTCGTGGGAGCACTGCCAGCTGATTTTTTAATTCATCATTAATTTTCTCCAGTAATGCTTCATTAGGTAATACCAGCATCACCTGGCTGTCTGCTCCATGTTCAGCCTGCGATAATAGATCTGCTGCGACAAAGGAAGGTGTAGCCGTTTCATCGGCCCATACCAATACCTCACTGGGACCGGCCGGCATATCGATGGCCACGCCATCCTGATTTACCAATTGTTTGGCTTTGGTAACATACTGATTACCCGGACCAAAAATTTTATACACGTTGGGGATGCTTTCCGTACCATATGCTAATGCACCGATTGCTTGTGCGCCTCCGGCTTTAAATATTTTAGTTACACCTGTTAGCTGTGCTGCAAATAAAATGGCGGGGTGAATGTTTCCATGTTTATCGGGGGGTGAGCAGAGTATAACTTCTGTGCATCCGGCTAACCTGGCCGGAATGGCTAACATCAAAACCGTAGAGAACAGAGGTGCAGTTCCTCCGGGAATGTAGATACCAACTTTTTCAATGGCTATAGCTTTACGCCAGCACTGTACACCGGGCATGGTTTCCGTAATTACTGCTTCGCGCAGTTGAGTCCTATGAAATTTTTCGATGTTGGATGCGGCTGTTTCAATAGCATTCTTTAAGGCAGGCTCAAGGGAATGTGCAGCAAGTTTAATTTCTTCTTCGGTAACCTGAAGGGTGCTGATCTCCACCTGGTCGTACTGTTTGGTAAATTCCTTTAAAGCAAAATCTCCGTTCTTTTTTACACGCACCAAAATATTTTTGACAGAACTCTCCAGAAACTCCAACTGCAGTTGCGGGCGTTCGCAAAGTTGTGACCAGGTGTGGCGGGAAGGGTTGGTGTATCGTTTCATTTTTGTTGGTTGTTCGTTGTTGGTTGTTGGTTGTTCGTACTTCGTACCTCGTATTTCGTACTTCCTAACTACTTAATCATTTTCTCAATCGGTATTACCAATATACCCTGAGCGCCCAGCGCTTTCAGTTGATCAATCTTTTCCCAAAAGTCGTTTTCATCCACAACGGAATGTAATGAACTCCAGCCTTCTTTGCCTAAGGGTAGTATCGTTGGACTTTTCATACCCGGAATTACATTCGTGATGGCTTCAATCGATTCATTCGGGCAATTCAATAATATATACTTGTTGTTTCGTGCTTGTTGAACGGCTTCAATTCGGAAAAGCAGTTTGTCGAGGATATCTTGTTTAGATTTTTCCAACTGAATTCTGGAAATCAGAGCTGCCTCTGACTTCATCACCAGTTCCACTTCCTTTAAACCATTGCTCAACAATGTACTGCCGGTGCTTACAATATCGCAGATGGCATCGGCCAACCCGATGCCGGGAGCAATTTCAACTGAGCCGCTGATTTCGTGAATGCCTGCCTTGATGTTGTTTTTCTTCAGGTAATCGCTGACGATGTTGGGGTAGGAGGTGGCGATATTTTTTCCTTCAAACCAGGTGAGTCCGGTATAGCTTTCGGAGCGCGGTATAGCAAGTGCTAATCGGCATTTTGAAAAATCCAACCGCTTAATGATGTTGCCCTTCTTTTGTTTTTCGATGAATACATTTTCACCGATAATACCGGCATCGGCTACACCATCTTCAATGTATTGGGGTATGTCGTCATCGCGAAGGAAGAGGACTTCAATCGGAAAATTACCGGCCTGTGTTTTCAGTTGATCTTTTCCATTGCTGATGTTTAGTCCGCAATCTTTCAGAAGTTTTAGTGATTCTTCCTGCAAGCGACCAGATTTTTGAATAGCGATTCGTAGTATGTTGTTCATTTTAATTTATTTATTAAACCTCACCCCGCCCTTCGGGCACCCCTCTCCTGTTAGGAGAGGGGAATAAAAAAAGGCCTGCCGTTATCGCGGCAAGCCTTTTCTCAAAGTCTTTATAGTTTAGTTAAAACATAAACCTGCCACGCAACGTGCTGTTAACATGATGGTGGTGATGATTGTTTATGATTAACGTGTTGTTCATTTCGTGAGCAAATAAAGATAACTATTGTGAGTTGGCCAAACTTCTTTTGATTTTTCTTGAGACTACCCATAATCCAAGGCTGAAGATCAGGAAGAACGTGCCGAATCCCGCGAAAAAAGTACTCAGCATATACCGTTCGGTGAATGAGTCGATTACTGCAACATCGGGGTTTTCAGGGTTTACCAGTAACGGAACCTGATCGCCTACCCTGTAATCGGGTGGAGAGGAGTACATGGTGCTTTCATAGCGCTTCACCTCGTTCTTCCAGGTATACTCCACTACCGGGGCTTGGGAACCGCTCTCATTTTCTCTGAATGAAACCACTATTCCTGTTACGCTGTCTGCATTACCGGTGTAACTGTTAAAGTAAACCAGCAAACCGATGGCTATGGCATAAAACGCGAAGGTGAAAATGAGGAAGAATACCATAAGGGCACGCATACCAAAGACAATACAGCCACCACCCTGAGTTTTTACCAGCGTAATCTGCTCAGCAATGTTAGGGGGTGCATTTTTCGCTTCCGGATGCTCCAGTTCAATGGCCTGAATCAACTTCTCGGCATCATCGGGGGCAATCTGAAATTTCTCCATCAAAAGTTCTTTAGCCCTTACCCGTTGGCTACGTTGTAAAAGACCGATAACTTGTTGTTTGATTTCGAGGTTAATACTCATGGTTTAGCATGAAATTAATGATTTTTGGGAAAGAAATGAGACAAACAATGATGAAACCGTTTGGGGCTGCTTTAATTATGTGGGTTGTGCTGGTGGCTTGTTCCGATAGTAAGGAAACCCGCCAGCAACGCTTTTTGCTCAAAGGCAATGAACTTTTGGTAAAGCAAAACTACCCGTTGGCCCATAAAAATTATGAAGAAGCCCTGCGCCTTGATTCGTGTTATGCCGATGCACTGAATAACCTGGGCACTGTATATTTCCGGCAAAAGCAATATGCCGAAGCGCTTCAGTATTACAGCACGGCCATTGGTTGCAAGCCGGGTTTTTTAAACGCCCATTTTAACCGGGCGAATACATTTTATGAATTGGGTAAACCCGATGATGCCTTACGTGACATCCAGTATATAAAGCGTGAAAAGCCGGATACCCTTACTGTGTATTTTTTAGAAGGATTGGTTTACACCAAGAAGCGCGATTATGCAGCCGCACTGGCATCATTTGATCGGGCGCTTGCCATGGATTCGTTAAATGCCGAATTGTGGGTGAATATCGGGACAGTGCATTATTACGCCCATAACTTTGAAGCGTCACGGGCCGCCTTGGTTAAGGCCTATGCCCTTGATGATACTGAGGCAAATGCTTACAATACACTAGCCTTGTTGAGCGCTGCGGAAGAAAAGTTTGATGAGGCAATGAATTGGATTACCAAAGCACTGGATTTGAAACCCCGCGATGCTTTCTTTTTGAATAACCGTGGATTTATATACCTGTTGCAGGATAATCGTGAAGCCGCCCTGGAGGATATTAATAAAAGTATAACCCTCGATCCGTACAATGGCTGGGCCTATCGCAATAAAGGTATTTATTACTTAAAGTCGGATGATGCTACGGCTGCGCTGCGTGTTTTAAAACAGGCAGTAGACCTTGACCCCTTTATCGATGAAGTTTTCTATTACCTGGCCGAAGCCTACCTGAAAACAGGCGACCGGACCAATGCCTGTGTGGCCTGGAGCGAATCGAAAGCGCGGGGCGAAAACGTAAAAGTTGATTTGAACCCCTGTATCAATAAATAGAATTTTGTAATATTGATTATCCTTAACTTATATAATTATGTCAAAATCAATGGATCGTAAAAAGGAGACCAAGAAAGCTCCCAAGAAAACCTTAAAAGAAAAGCGTGCAGAAAAGCGCGCTAAGAAGAACGGTTAATGCTTGAGCCCACCTACACGGTGGGCTTTTTAGTGTAGCACAAACCGAAAATTCCCTTTATCTTCATCATGCAAACCATTAAGCATGAAAAATATTTTAGTGATTGTTTTGGTGTTCACCATTGTTTCGGGTTGTACAAAAAAAACTGAAACTGAGGATACCTGGATGCAACTCTTCAACGGTAAAGACCTTGCCGGGTGGATACCCAAGATTTCCGGCTACGAAACCGATGTAAATTTCAACAACACCTTCCGCGTGGAAGATGGAATCCTAAAAGTTTCGTATAGCGAGTACGATTCCTTCCGCAGGGAGTTCGGTCATTTATTCTATAAAGATGAATTTTCGCATTACCGGCTGCGCATCGAGTATCGCTTTACGGGTGAACAGGTGCCGGGTGGTCCGCGGTGGGCTATCATGAACAGCGGAGTGATGGTACATGGCCAACGTCCTGAAACGATGGGTATTGATCAGGACTTTCCGGTATCATTGGAAGCGCAGTTTCTGGCGGGCACACCCGAGTGGAAACGATCTACCGGTAACCTCTGCACACCCGGTACACACGTATACCTGGCCGATACCCTAACCAAACAACATTGTATTAACTCCACCAGTAAAACCTATATGCTAAACGAATGGGTAACCGCGGAAGTAATTGCCTATGGCGATAGCCTGCTTCATCATGTTATTAATGGCGACACGGTGATCACCTATACCCGCCCGGTAATTGGTGATGATAGTTACAAAACTGCTAACGATGGCGCTCCGCTAAAACGTGGAACTATTTCATTGCAAAGCGAAAGCCACCCGGTGGAGTTTAGGAAAGTGGAGTTGATGGTATTACGTAAATAAATATTTCAGAGATATTTATTATGGTGTTTTTTATAAGTAAAGCTAGCATCTTCATCATTATCCTGTGCATCCTGAATTTTATAATTGGGAATTTTTGCTATGCCCAAAACCCAGGTCAGTACGATCCAAGTTTCAATCTAATAGATGATGGTACTTATGGTGATGGAAAGGGTTTTAGTTCAGTTTGGAATACAGAGGTCAAGTCTATTGCTGTTCAACCGGATGGTAAGGTAGTAGCTATAGGCGATTTTACGACATACAATGGCGAGCCGAGCCGAGGAATTGTTAGGATAAATAGTGACGGTTCTATTGATAAATCTTTTAACGTAGGTTCTGGATTCAACTTGAGTCCAATGTGTATTAAAATCCTGATGGATGGAAAAATTTTGGTTGGTGGTAATTTTACTTCTTACAATGGAGTATACAGACCAAAAATTATCCGATTGAATTCAGACGGAACACCGGATATTTCTTTTAACCCAGGAAGCGGTGCAGATAATGGAGGTTACATTCTATCTGTTGACCTATTTGAGAGTAAGATCATCGTTGGAGGTTTCTTTAATTCTTTCAATGGAGTCGCAAGAAATCATATTTGTAAACTAAATGAAGATGGCACAATTGATGAAACTTTTGATCCGGGTTACGGTTTTGATGCGGCCGTATATGCGGTTTTAGTGCACGATGATGGTAAGATACTCGCTGGTGGGGGATTTGAGGATATTAATGGTATTGAGCGGAGAAAAATTGTGCGCTTGAATAGCAATGGAACAGTTGACTTGGGATTTGATCCTGGATTGAATATAGAAACTGCTGTTAGGGATATGGTACTCACAGGCGAAGGTAAAATAGTGGTAGGAATGTTGAACGGAGTGAGACGGTTGAATACGGATGGATCGCTAGATACTGGATACCTTAATGAAGCTGAGTTTGATGGCTACATCCATAAATTATTATTGCTTTCTGACCAAAGATTGGTTGTTGGCGGTGAGTTCGATTCGATTGATGGCATTTCATGTAAAAAATTGGCAGTGTTAAATACAGATGGAACTATAGACACTTCATTCGATTTAACGAAAGGATTTGATAATTCGGTTTATGCAATCGGCCAGCAGGTCGATGGAGATTTGATGGTAGGTGGAACGTTTAGCCTTTTTGATGAAACTAGAGTAGGAAGGATTGCAAGGCTACGATTGAATGCAACCTTGGATGATTATTTTAATATTGGAACTGGCTTCGCTGGCTATGCATCTATTGGCCAAATATGCATTCAGCGTGATGATAAGATAGTAGCTTCAGGCCAATTCACTTCGTTTAACGGAGTAAAAGTAAATAATATCATCAGGCTAAACTCAGATGGTTCATTAGATCCAAGTTTTAATCCTGGAGCTGGTTTGGATTTGCCTCCCTATTGTATGGTCCTGCAAGAAGATGAGAAGATTCTCGTAGCAGGACTTTTTAATTCCTATAATGGCTATCCGAGGAAAGGCATTGCCCGGTTGAATCCTGACGGGTCGTTGGATGAAACTTTTAACCCTGGTTCAGGATTTGATTATGTTGTGCAATGTATGGTTGTTCAACCGGATGGAAAGGTTATAGTAGGGGGGTACTTCACTGAATATAATGGAGCACCTGTCAATCGTATTGCCAGACTTAACACTGATGGTACCCTTGATTTAAGTTTTAATCCGGGTGAGGGCTCCAATGATGGTGTAAGACTACTTGGCTTGCTTAAAGATGGTAAAATTATTGCAGCCGGGTCTTTTACTGAATTTGATGGTCACCCAAGGAAACAACTTGTCAGGCTGACTTCTAACGGAAACATTGACTTAAGTTTTAGTGTTGATCAGGGTTTTAATGGATACCTGCATGATATGATAGTTGAAGATGATGGTAAAATAATAGTTAGCGGCTACTTTGATCGGTTTAATAATATAAGCAGGCACGGTGTTGCAAAGCTCAATGCAAATGGAACCCTTAATAGTTTTGATTTGAGGTTACCGATTCAGCAATCTTTTGTGCCGATTATATTTAGACAAAGCGACAATAAGTTGCTTATATACGTTCTTTCATCGAATATTTTTTTGAGTAGGTATAATTTAAATGGGGGGCTCGATAATTCTTATGATATGAGCGCGAGGTTTAACGGAACCATTGAAGCAATTGCGGAACAATCTGATGGTAAACTCATAATTGGGGGATCTTTTTCAAAGATTGATAATATATGGCGGAATAAAATAGCCCGTATTATTGGCTGTCTTGACCCAGAAGCCACGATTACTCAATCAGGAAATGAATTACACGCAGGTATAAGAGGTGATTTGCAGTACCAATGGATTGATTGTAATACAAATGATGTAATTCAGGATGAAAAAATGGCAAGTTTTACCCCTTCATCGAGTGGATCATACACTGTTAAGGTTTCTGATGGAGCCTGTTTCAAAGTGGCAGATTGCTATAATTTTTCTATTACCTCTGTTTTAGGCGAAACGATCGATGATTTTATTTTGGTTTACCCAAACCCATCACACGGAGAATTTAAAATAGTATTTTCTAACAGCCGGAATTATCCAGTGGAAATCACTATAAATAGTATCCAAGGCGCTCATTTTTTTAAGCAAGTATATGATTCGGTGTTTGATAGAGGCAATATCACAATTAGCTTGCCATCGGCTGAATGGCCAAAGGGTGTTTACGTTGTGAAAATATCTGACACTGTTACTAGTCGATTCAAAAAAATAATTATCCGTTGATGCTGAAAAGAATATATTGCTGATGCATGTATATTTCATTTACTCCCCTTACCACTAAGCCATTGTTGGTCTTCTTGACCAACAATGTATATGTGAAGGAAGTGTTTTGTTGGAAAAGAACACAAACA is part of the Cyclobacteriaceae bacterium genome and harbors:
- a CDS encoding T9SS type A sorting domain-containing protein → MVFFISKASIFIIILCILNFIIGNFCYAQNPGQYDPSFNLIDDGTYGDGKGFSSVWNTEVKSIAVQPDGKVVAIGDFTTYNGEPSRGIVRINSDGSIDKSFNVGSGFNLSPMCIKILMDGKILVGGNFTSYNGVYRPKIIRLNSDGTPDISFNPGSGADNGGYILSVDLFESKIIVGGFFNSFNGVARNHICKLNEDGTIDETFDPGYGFDAAVYAVLVHDDGKILAGGGFEDINGIERRKIVRLNSNGTVDLGFDPGLNIETAVRDMVLTGEGKIVVGMLNGVRRLNTDGSLDTGYLNEAEFDGYIHKLLLLSDQRLVVGGEFDSIDGISCKKLAVLNTDGTIDTSFDLTKGFDNSVYAIGQQVDGDLMVGGTFSLFDETRVGRIARLRLNATLDDYFNIGTGFAGYASIGQICIQRDDKIVASGQFTSFNGVKVNNIIRLNSDGSLDPSFNPGAGLDLPPYCMVLQEDEKILVAGLFNSYNGYPRKGIARLNPDGSLDETFNPGSGFDYVVQCMVVQPDGKVIVGGYFTEYNGAPVNRIARLNTDGTLDLSFNPGEGSNDGVRLLGLLKDGKIIAAGSFTEFDGHPRKQLVRLTSNGNIDLSFSVDQGFNGYLHDMIVEDDGKIIVSGYFDRFNNISRHGVAKLNANGTLNSFDLRLPIQQSFVPIIFRQSDNKLLIYVLSSNIFLSRYNLNGGLDNSYDMSARFNGTIEAIAEQSDGKLIIGGSFSKIDNIWRNKIARIIGCLDPEATITQSGNELHAGIRGDLQYQWIDCNTNDVIQDEKMASFTPSSSGSYTVKVSDGACFKVADCYNFSITSVLGETIDDFILVYPNPSHGEFKIVFSNSRNYPVEITINSIQGAHFFKQVYDSVFDRGNITISLPSAEWPKGVYVVKISDTVTSRFKKIIIR